The stretch of DNA TTCGCGAGTGTCGATGAAGACACTTCTTTTTCGATTGCGTTGGAAGTTTGAATCATGGCGTCATGGTAGAACGCGGTGGTGACACGTTAGGTCAAAAGCGTAAACGATTTTTCTGCGTCTGTGTTTTGTTGTCTGTTGATTTTATGCCACTTCTAAAAATAGAGATACCTTCAAGTGTTGATGGTCGCGAAATTCCTTCGCGAGTGAAGTCACGCATCAGCGCCGATTTAGCACGTATCGAAGCGTTCCAAGACTGTTGGGATCGACCACAGATTGAACAGTTTGTGGCCGCTGATTTTTTTCACATGTACCAATCGCTTGACTGGACACTCCAAACGCAACTGACGATCGGGAAACGTTTCATCGAATGGGGATGTGGCTTCGCGGTTGTATCGGCGATGGCATCGACGCTTGGCTTAAGTGTAGTTGGCATTGAAGCGGAGTCAGCGTTGATCGAACATGGACGTGCAACAGTTCGAGATTGGAATGAAGATGTCGAGATTGTCCACGGCAACTTTTTGCCCGATGGTGCAGAGTCGCTTGCCGATGACGACTACTTGCCTAGCCTTGGCCACGCCGTTGCGTCGGCCTATCAGACGCTCGGACTAGACCTCGATGACTTTGCAATCGTCTACTCCTATCCGTGGCCGGGGGAAGACGATTTTCACGAAGCTGTTTTCGAGCGATACGCTTGCGTTGGCGCGCTACTGATTATGTTCTGCGGTCCCAATGACATTCGGCTGTATCGCAAGGGCAGCAGATAAGCAGTGGATGACAAAATGAAAGCGAACGTCTATTGATTTTGCCCAGTTAAGCCAGACCTTGTCAGTGCTATTGGTGCTGAGTTGAATTGCATTGTGCTGAAACTGCACTGTGCTGAAATTGCACCCCGATGAACGAAGTTGCTTCCGCATAGATTGCGGAGGATTAATTCCACCACTCGCCGTTTTCGGTAACGGGTTGGATCGGGCAACGCATGGACTCGAACGCCGACATGACTTCACCGGTAGCCCAATCGAGGTCGTCTAGCTCAAGACGGTACTCGGGCCAATCCCAACTCGCCGGCCACATTTGATGGGGAGCAGGCCATCTTGTTTCCGCCGTCGTTTTCTGAATTCTGGCAATCAAACGCGGGGTGCTCGCCAGTGTTGATTCATGACTGTCAATTTTCGGCAGCTTAGGCACGAAGGCTGACAGCCAAGGTTCGTTGGGTTTGATTAACGAAGCGTCGATGATGTTTTCGGAAGCAGGCGACTTCAGTTCGGTTTGGTTGGGGGCGGGCGCGTTTCCTACGACTCGCATCGCTTCGGGTATCGGTTTGGCGTTGAAGATCGTTAGCTGATATTCCTCACGCAGCCGCTGACACAGTTCACCGCGGTTGGCTTCGCTACCACCGACAATCGCCATGGAAGGAACGCCTTGTTCCATATGCTTGGCAAGCTGGTTTAGCGTCCAGCCGAACCTCGGGTCGCGATAGTGGCCGGCAACATCACAAGCAGGCTGAACGACGAAGCGGCGAGCAGTGTAGCGAGGGTGCGGGACGACGAGTCCAGTTCGGCCACCGATCAGTTCACCGTGAAGCACAACGTCGAGGTCAATCGAGCGGGCGCCCCAGCGTTCTTTTCGCAAACGCCCTAATTTATTTTCGATTTCCTGAAGCAAGTTCAAAATGTCCGCGGCGGACGATTCGGTGTCGAACGCAGCCACTGCGTTCAAGAACGGTTCTTGACCACCGGGGCCACCGATCGGCGGTGTTTCAAAAAGTCGACTGGCGGCAAAGTTTTGAACAAGAGGTTCCGCTTGGATCATGCGTGCAGCCGCGACGATCCGCTGGTCGCGGTCACCGAGATTACTTCCAAAACTGATTAGACACTGAGCCATCGCCTTAACTTAGTTGCCGAGTGTTGGTGGGAGTAGTCCGGCGCATGGAAGAAGTTTTAGCGGTGTTGTGTGAATTTTCCTGCCGCTTGCCCGATCCGGGCCGCCCCACGATGATCAGGGGATGGAAGAATCAGAAACCGAAGTGCAATCGCCGGACGAACTGTTTTTAACGGCGGTGGTATTTGAAATCGCGTTGGGGCTGTTGGCTCTATTTTTGGGCTGGTCATTAGGCCCTGATGCTCGTGCGATGATTCCCAAGGTCGACTCCAGCGAGATTTGGCCGATCGTTAATCAGGTATTGTGGGGGCTGTTGGCAACAGTGCCATTGCTAGTTTTCATCGAAATAGTGCGGCGGATTCCGTGCGAACCGGTGCGCGAGCTCGAGCGGTTGGGCGAAGATGGAATGATGAAGTCGCTCTTGAGCTTGAGCCCTGCGGAAATGGTGGTTATCAGTCTCTGTGCTGGAATAGGTGAAGAATTGCTTTTTCGCGGCTGGCTCTTGTACTGGCTAGAAGGCCTCTACGGACGTCTTTTCAGTGTGGATGCCGGCTCCACTGCTGCTTTGGTTGCCGCCCTCATCGTATCTTCGATCGCATTTGGGCTCGTCCATCCCATCACGAAGCTATACATCGTTTTGGCAGCAATCATGGGGCTGTATTTCGGCGGGCTCGTGATTTGGACGGGCAGCCTATTGGTGCCAATCACTGCACATGCGGCCTACGATGCGGTTCAGATGATACTGACGTCGTGGTTAAACAAGCGAAAAGCGGCTCAGCCTCATTCGGGCTAGCCGGCGTGGGTTTCTGGCTCGATCGCTGTCAAAATTGGTTGCCCAGATGACTGCAGGCACCTTCGCTGATCGAGATATTTTCGCTATTCTGCTTAGCAATTTGCCCTTGGTTCGCCAAAACTTCATCTGGTGTGCCCCCCCATTCACTCATTGTTGGATCGAAAGCCAGTGCCCGCGCGCGACGACATCAAGAAAATCATGATCATTGGCAGCGGACCGATTGTGATCGGCCAAGCTTGCGAATTTGATTACTCGGGAACCCAGGCCTGCAAAGCACTCCGCGAGGAAGGCTATGAAGTAGTGCTGGTCAACAGTAATCCCGCGACCATCATGACCGATCCAGCAACCGCCGATGCAACGTACATTGAGCCGTTGAATTGGCAGATGCTCGAAAAGATCATCGCTAAGGAAAAGCCATGTGCATTGCTTCCTACGCTGGGAGGGCAAACTGCTCTCAACGCGGCGATGGATTTGGAAGCCAATGGCATTTTGAAAAAGTACAACGTCGAATTGATTGGTGCTGACACCCGCGTGATCGCCAAAGCGGAAGAACGCGACCAATTCAAAGAAGCGATGGAAAAAATCGGTCTCGATGTCTGCAAGGGCTACACGGTCCACACTCTCGAAGAAGCTCGTGCAGCACTCAAGGAAGTCGGACTTCCCGCCGTTGTTCGTCCAAGCTTCACGATGGGCGGCAGTGGTAGCGCGATCGCATACAACAAGGACGAGTTTGACACCTTGACTCAGCAAGGGCTTGATCAATCGCCGGTTACCGAAGTCTTGATCGAAGAATCCATCATTGGATGGAAAGAATACGAGATGGAAGTGATGCGAGACAAAGATGACAACGTCGTCATCATTTGCAGTATCGAAAACTTTGACGCAATGGGCGTGCACACCGGTGACTCGATCACGGTGGCACCCGCGCAAACTCTGACCGACAAAGAATACCAGCGCATGCGAGATGCCTCGCAAGCAGTCATTCGAGAAATCGGTGTCGAGACAGGTGGTAGCAATATTCAGTTTGCGATCGAACCCGACACGGGACGGATGATCGTGATCGAGATGAACCCCCGAGTCAGTCGCAGTAGTGCCTTGGCCAGCAAAGCGACGGGTTTCCCGATCGCTAAGATCGCCGCCAAGCTTGCCGTTGGATATCGCTTGTGGGAATTGCCAAACGATATTACTCAAAAGACGAAGGCCTGCTTCGAACCAACGATCGACTACGTGGTTACGAAGATTCCTCGCTTTGCCTTCGAAAAGTTTCCTGAAGCCGATGCAACGTTGACCACGCAAATGAAGAGCGTTGGTGAAACGATGGCCATTGGTCGTTCGTTTCGCGAGTCGTTTCAAAAAGCGATGCGTGGACTCGAAGTCGGCGCTTTCGGGTTTGGCAGTGACAATCGAGACTTGTGGGGCACGCCGGACCAGCCGGACCAAGACGAAATCATCGCAAAGCTCAGCACGCCCACCGCAGAGCGAGTGTTCTACATTCGCTACGCCATGAAAGCGGGAATGTCGATCGAAGAGATCCATTCCTACACTAACATCGACGTTTGGTTCTTAGACCATCTGATTCAGTTGATCGAGCAAGAAAATCGCTTGATCGAACTTGGCTCTCTGGACGCTATCGATGCTGAAACGATGCGAGAAGTGAAGCGTGATGGATTTGCCGATCGCCAACTAGCGACGATCTTCGGAACCACCGAAACAAAGGTTCGCGCCAAGCGTCACGCCCTCGGTGTGAAGCCGGTGTTCAAGAGTGTTGATACTTGTGCTGCGGAATTTGAAGCGTATACGCCGTACTACTACAGCACCTATGAAGAAGAAACGGAATTGCCACCAAAGGCAGGTCAAAAGCGAATCATGATTCTGGGAGGCGGTCCGAACCGGATTGGTCAGGGGATCGAGTTTGACTACTGCTGTTGTCACGCCAGCTTTGCGCTGCGTGAACTCGGCATTGAGTCCATCATGGTTAATAGCAATCCCGAAACGGTTAGCACGGACTATGACACTTCGGACATTTTGTTCTTTGAGCCACTAACGATCGAGGACGTTCTGAATATCTGCGATGCGGTCCAGCCCGACGGGGTGATCGTGCAGTTTGGTGGCCAAACTCCTCTGAATCTCGCTCGCGGACTGCAACAGGCTGGTGTGCCGATCATTGGAACAAGCGTCGAAACAATCGAGGCTGCGGAAGATCGCGAGTTGTTCCAAAAGCTGATCGACGAACTTGGTCTAAGTCAGCCGCCGAGCGGCATCGCTCGAAACATGGACGAAGCTCGCATTGCTGGTAAGGTCATTGGCTTCCCAATGTTGGTTCGCCCCAGCTTTGTTTTGGGAGGGCGAGCGATGGAGATTTGTTACGACCAACCGCAATTTGAACGCTACGTCGCGGAAGCGTTTGTCGTGGCCGATGGGCAACCCGTTCTTATTGACCGCTTCTTGGAAGATGCCACCGAGGTCGATGTTGATGCCGTTTCCGATGGTACGGATTGCGTGATCATGGGCATCATGGAACACATCGAAGAAGCTGGCGTTCACTCGGGCGACTCGGCTTGCGCGATTCCGCCTTACAGTTTGACTCAGCCGATTTTGGAAGAGATTCGTGCGGCGACAAAGAAGCTCGCAAAACGCCTCAATGTTATCGGTTTGATGAACATCCAGTTCGCAATCAAGAAAGATGGCGAAGATCACTCCGTCTATATTCTCGAGGTCAATCCGCGAGCATCACGGACGGCGCCGTTCGTCGCGAAGGCCACAGGCGTGCCGGTGGCATCCATCGCTACTAAGGTAATGACGGGAATGACGTTGGCAGAGTTGGGAGTGACCAAAGAAGTCATTCCATCGCACGTGTCGATCAAAGAAAGCGTATTCCCGTTCCGCAAATTTAGCGGCGTCGACATTGTGCTTGGGCCTGAAATGCGAAGCACCGGCGAAGTGATGGGCATCAGTGATAGTTTCGCGATCGCGTTTGCCAAGAGTCAGCTTGCCGCTGGGACTGTTCTTCCCACGGAAGGAAAAATCTTCATTAGCTTGTCTTCGCGACACAAAGAACCTGCAATCGCGATCGGTCGAGAGCTGCGGGAAATGGGGTTTGAGATCTTGGCAACTTCCGGG from Rubripirellula amarantea encodes:
- a CDS encoding class I SAM-dependent methyltransferase, which translates into the protein MPLLKIEIPSSVDGREIPSRVKSRISADLARIEAFQDCWDRPQIEQFVAADFFHMYQSLDWTLQTQLTIGKRFIEWGCGFAVVSAMASTLGLSVVGIEAESALIEHGRATVRDWNEDVEIVHGNFLPDGAESLADDDYLPSLGHAVASAYQTLGLDLDDFAIVYSYPWPGEDDFHEAVFERYACVGALLIMFCGPNDIRLYRKGSR
- the folK gene encoding 2-amino-4-hydroxy-6-hydroxymethyldihydropteridine diphosphokinase, which encodes MAQCLISFGSNLGDRDQRIVAAARMIQAEPLVQNFAASRLFETPPIGGPGGQEPFLNAVAAFDTESSAADILNLLQEIENKLGRLRKERWGARSIDLDVVLHGELIGGRTGLVVPHPRYTARRFVVQPACDVAGHYRDPRFGWTLNQLAKHMEQGVPSMAIVGGSEANRGELCQRLREEYQLTIFNAKPIPEAMRVVGNAPAPNQTELKSPASENIIDASLIKPNEPWLSAFVPKLPKIDSHESTLASTPRLIARIQKTTAETRWPAPHQMWPASWDWPEYRLELDDLDWATGEVMSAFESMRCPIQPVTENGEWWN
- a CDS encoding CPBP family intramembrane glutamic endopeptidase codes for the protein MEESETEVQSPDELFLTAVVFEIALGLLALFLGWSLGPDARAMIPKVDSSEIWPIVNQVLWGLLATVPLLVFIEIVRRIPCEPVRELERLGEDGMMKSLLSLSPAEMVVISLCAGIGEELLFRGWLLYWLEGLYGRLFSVDAGSTAALVAALIVSSIAFGLVHPITKLYIVLAAIMGLYFGGLVIWTGSLLVPITAHAAYDAVQMILTSWLNKRKAAQPHSG
- the carB gene encoding carbamoyl-phosphate synthase large subunit; its protein translation is MPARDDIKKIMIIGSGPIVIGQACEFDYSGTQACKALREEGYEVVLVNSNPATIMTDPATADATYIEPLNWQMLEKIIAKEKPCALLPTLGGQTALNAAMDLEANGILKKYNVELIGADTRVIAKAEERDQFKEAMEKIGLDVCKGYTVHTLEEARAALKEVGLPAVVRPSFTMGGSGSAIAYNKDEFDTLTQQGLDQSPVTEVLIEESIIGWKEYEMEVMRDKDDNVVIICSIENFDAMGVHTGDSITVAPAQTLTDKEYQRMRDASQAVIREIGVETGGSNIQFAIEPDTGRMIVIEMNPRVSRSSALASKATGFPIAKIAAKLAVGYRLWELPNDITQKTKACFEPTIDYVVTKIPRFAFEKFPEADATLTTQMKSVGETMAIGRSFRESFQKAMRGLEVGAFGFGSDNRDLWGTPDQPDQDEIIAKLSTPTAERVFYIRYAMKAGMSIEEIHSYTNIDVWFLDHLIQLIEQENRLIELGSLDAIDAETMREVKRDGFADRQLATIFGTTETKVRAKRHALGVKPVFKSVDTCAAEFEAYTPYYYSTYEEETELPPKAGQKRIMILGGGPNRIGQGIEFDYCCCHASFALRELGIESIMVNSNPETVSTDYDTSDILFFEPLTIEDVLNICDAVQPDGVIVQFGGQTPLNLARGLQQAGVPIIGTSVETIEAAEDRELFQKLIDELGLSQPPSGIARNMDEARIAGKVIGFPMLVRPSFVLGGRAMEICYDQPQFERYVAEAFVVADGQPVLIDRFLEDATEVDVDAVSDGTDCVIMGIMEHIEEAGVHSGDSACAIPPYSLTQPILEEIRAATKKLAKRLNVIGLMNIQFAIKKDGEDHSVYILEVNPRASRTAPFVAKATGVPVASIATKVMTGMTLAELGVTKEVIPSHVSIKESVFPFRKFSGVDIVLGPEMRSTGEVMGISDSFAIAFAKSQLAAGTVLPTEGKIFISLSSRHKEPAIAIGRELREMGFEILATSGTASRLSEGGVEVTRVKKLAEGHPNLIDYLKNEDVQLIINTPSGKGARTDEGRIRAAAVQAGVPCITTIAAAEAAVRAMHATRESPMEVVSLQDRYAAVKS